A DNA window from Carassius gibelio isolate Cgi1373 ecotype wild population from Czech Republic chromosome A8, carGib1.2-hapl.c, whole genome shotgun sequence contains the following coding sequences:
- the adra1aa gene encoding adrenoceptor alpha 1Aa, which yields MPGRLEQMVPLKDNMTPELFPENCTNCSQVLVPELNVIKAVVLGMVLAIFIIFGVLGNILVILSVACHRNLRTVTHYLIVNLAVADLLLSSTVLPFSAVFEMLGRWIFGRTFCDVWAAMDVLCCTASIMSLCMISVDRYIGVSYPLQYPSIVTERRGLLALIVLWALSITISIGPLFGWKEQAPADESECKITQELGYAIFSALGSFYLPLVVILSMYCRVYVVARRQTQVLISGQKTEKSDHAAEAVTLRIHRGNTTVSEDEALHNRTHFALRLLKFSREKKAAKTLGIVVGCFILCWLPFFLVLPIGSIFPEYKPSDTVFKITFWLGYFNSCINPIIYPCSSQEFKKAFLSVLGARCLRKRSTPSHAIYQSHSHRHGQLQILGLTSRDNPSRLSPSSSIALSRSPSSRDGREWQAPSQTSSVGATGVSVGAKVAGMCGKNLLRTCCCVRMDPPQPEPPEPPAQNSLPVIKIHQLSLCEDGDAV from the exons ATGCCTGGACGTCTTGAACAGATGGTTCCCCTCAAAGACAACATGACTCCGGAGTTGTTCCCTGAAAACTGTACCAACTGCAGCCAGGTTCTCGTCCCGGAGCTGAATGTCATAAAGGCTGTCGTTCTGGGAATGGTGTTGGCGATCTTCATCATTTTTGGTGTTCTGGGCAACATCCTGGTCATCCTCTCGGTGGCTTGTCATCGTAATTTACGCACAGTGACTCATTATTTAATTGTGAACTTGGCAGTCGCGGACCTTTTGCTGAGCTCTACGGTTCTTCCGTTTTCTGCAGTCTTTGAGATGTTGGGCCGTTGGATCTTTGGAAGGACGTTTTGCGATGTTTGGGCGGCAATGGACGTCTTGTGCTGTACGGCGTCCATCATGAGCTTATGCATGATTTCAGTGGACCGATATATCGGCGTTAGTTATCCTCTGCAGTACCCGTCCATTGTGACAGAACGACGGGGGTTGCTTGCACTCATTGTTTTGTGGGCTCTATCCATTACCATCTCAATTGGACCTCTTTTTGGATGGAAGGAACAAGCCCCGGCGGACGAATCCGAATGCAAGATTACCCAAGAACTCGGCTATGCCATTTTTTCTGCGTTGGGATCCTTCTACCTCCCTCTAGTGGTGATTCTTTCGATGTATTGCCGTGTGTACGTGGTCGCGAGGAGGCAGACCCAAGTACTTATCAGTGGACAGAAAACGGAAAAGTCTGATCACGCCGCCGAGGCCGTAACTTTGCGGATACATCGTGGGAACACAACGGTGTCAGAGGACGAGGCCTTGCACAACCGGACACACTTTGCATTGCGTCTGCTCAAGTTCTCCCGGGAGAAGAAGGCCGCGAAGACCCTGGGCATCGTGGTTGGATGCTTCATCCTTTGTTGGCTTCCTTTTTTCCTGGTTCTTCCAATCG GTTCCATCTTCCCGGAGTACAAACCCTCAGACACAGTTTTCAAGATCACGTTTTGGCTGGGCTACTTCAACAGCTGCATCAACCCCATCATCTACCCCTGCTCCAGTCAGGAGTTTAAGAAAGCCTTCCTGAGCGTGTTGGGAGCCCGCTGCCTCCGCAAGAGATCCACGCCGTCCCACGCGATCTACCAGAGCCACAGTCACCGACACGGCCAGCTTCAGATCCTCGGCCTGACGAGCCGAGACAACCCGTCCCGCCTGAGCCCGTCCTCCTCCATCGCTCTGTCCCGCAGCCCGTCCTCCCGGGACGGCCGGGAATGGCAGGCCCCTTCCCAGACATCATCGGTGGGGGCGACCGGGGTCAGCGTGGGAGCGAAAGTGGCGGGAATGTGTGGTAAAAACCTGCTGAGGACATGCTGCTGCGTGAGAATGGATCCTCCGCAGCCCGAGCCGCCCGAGCCGCCAGCGCAGAACTCGCTTCCCGTCATCAAAATCCACCAGCTCTCGCTGTGTGAGGACGGGGATGCGGTGTGA